From Suncus etruscus isolate mSunEtr1 chromosome 6, mSunEtr1.pri.cur, whole genome shotgun sequence, one genomic window encodes:
- the DSTN gene encoding destrin produces the protein MASGVQVADEVCRIFYDMKVRKCSTPEEIKKRKKAVIFCLSADKKCIIVEEGKEILVGDVGVTITDPFKHFVGMLPEKDCRYALYDASFETKESRKEELMFFLWAPELAPLKSKMIYASSKDAIKKKFQGIKHECQANGPEDLNRACIAEKLGGSLIVAFEGCPV, from the exons GCTTCCGGAGTGCAAGTTGCTGATGAAGTATGTCGCATATTTTATGACATGAAAGTTCGGAAGTGCTCCACACCAGAAGAAatcaagaaaaggaagaaggctGTTATTTTTTGTCTCAGTGCAGACAAAAAGTGCATCATTGTAGAAGAAGGCAAAGAGATCTTGGTTGGCGATGTTGGGGTAACCATAACTGACCCTTTCAAGCATTTTGTGGGAATGCTTCCTGAAAAGGATTGTCGCTATGCTTTGTATGATGCAAGTTTTGAAACCAAGGAATCCAGAAAAGAAGAACTGATGTTTTTTTTGTG ggcaCCAGAATTAGCACCACTGAAAAGTAAAATGATCTATGCAAGCTCCAAAGATGCaatcaaaaagaaatttcaag gcATAAAACATGAATGTCAAGCAAATGGTCCAGAAGACCTAAATCGGGCTTGTATTGCTGAAAAGTTAGGTGGATCCTTGATTGTAGCTTTTGAAGGGTGCCCTGTGTAG